The following proteins come from a genomic window of Pelmatolapia mariae isolate MD_Pm_ZW linkage group LG17, Pm_UMD_F_2, whole genome shotgun sequence:
- the LOC134647038 gene encoding claudin-22-like codes for MDSSNGTLELLGVGLAIVAWICSLTTILMPSWITLSTDLLPTEETNMGLWVTCVSQEATDKLECRPYDSMFELPPDIILARILMSLVLGVGLLGVLLAIPGIRLVNGCHNHLDDFSCKRALKAIGGALCLVTGILGLIPVSYVAHLTLVRFFDETVPQIVPRWEFGYALFCGWIAGILHLVAGTLLLISCLHFQKLDRPVHIPLGLVTPGPNFERTRTEYV; via the coding sequence ATGGACTCTAGCAATGGCACTCTAGAGCTGCTGGGGGTTGGTTTGGCAATAGTGGCCTGGATCTGTTCCCTGACCACTATCCTGATGCCTTCATGGATCACACTGTCTACAGACCTGCTTCCCACTGAGGAAACTAACATGGGCCTCTGGGTGACCTGTGTGAGCCAGGAAGCGACAGATAAGCTGGAGTGCCGGCCCTATGACAGCATGTTTGAACTGCCACCAGACATTATACTAGCCCGGATTCTCATGTCCTTGGTGCTGGGGGTGGGATTGTTGGGTGTGCTGCTGGCCATCCCCGGTATCCGCCTGGTTAATGGCTGCCACAACCACCTGGATGACTTTAGCTGTAAGAGGGCGCTGAAGGCAATAGGCGGGGCACTGTGCCTGGTAACAGGGATCCTGGGCCTTATCCCGGTCTCTTACGTTGCCCACCTGACGCTTGTGAGATTCTTCGACGAGACAGTGCCTCAGATTGTCCCTCGCTGGGAGTTCGGCTATGCTCTGTTTTGTGGCTGGATTGCAGGCATCCTCCACCTGGTGGCAGGAACACTGCTGCTgatttcctgtcttcatttccAGAAGCTGGACAGGCCTGTGCACATCCCTCTGGGCCTTGTGACACCAGGACCCAATTTTGAAAGAACCAGGACTGAGTATGTGTGA